One part of the Fibrobacter sp. UWH6 genome encodes these proteins:
- a CDS encoding LamG-like jellyroll fold domain-containing protein, which produces MQLKHHALATTAAFFMLNLASCSDSESNADFAIEAPSKSPIETCNEEYNVDESAYWEEGLSDNTYLKTFVCDRTSYFLDYYGATCTKVKYNEQKNRFDITIQDSHGTYEIYSVHSSSDAYACTFKLGTDAAYIAVISDMGIWNIPNCLCKKEAGTISYIKSDALTSTEPEHSTQIEYEQSSSSIECSSSSSMNLSVNSSNTVYYNAVSSSSEFISSSSSSLYSLEYFEDFEGDYTWESGTLENGYTGKALTLVNKNVQLPIAMEDTLPQGTIEFYFKPGENFDYKRSALVGNNEGRLTFVVSESKLFFFKNGSDRYDYVSAPVVFKDGWNKIAGQWDGSKTAIFLNGKQLAYIMDPYGYSPSFRARNDLYIGYKNTCCMTGISGVSNFMVKGSFDNIRVTSQLLYDFE; this is translated from the coding sequence CCATCCAAATCGCCCATTGAAACTTGCAACGAAGAATACAACGTTGACGAAAGTGCCTACTGGGAAGAGGGTCTATCGGATAACACCTATCTAAAGACTTTTGTTTGCGATCGCACAAGCTATTTCCTGGATTACTACGGCGCCACCTGTACAAAGGTCAAATACAACGAACAGAAAAACCGGTTCGACATAACCATCCAGGATAGTCACGGGACCTACGAAATCTACTCCGTCCATTCTTCCAGCGACGCCTACGCTTGCACCTTCAAGCTGGGAACCGACGCGGCCTACATCGCAGTCATTAGCGACATGGGCATTTGGAACATCCCCAATTGTCTCTGCAAGAAAGAGGCTGGAACAATCAGCTACATCAAAAGCGACGCCCTCACCTCCACCGAACCGGAACACTCCACCCAAATTGAATACGAGCAGTCAAGCAGCAGCATAGAATGCAGTTCCAGCTCTTCTATGAATTTGTCCGTAAATTCATCCAATACAGTTTACTACAACGCCGTATCCAGCAGCTCGGAATTCATTAGTTCAAGTTCCTCATCACTCTATTCATTGGAATACTTTGAAGATTTCGAAGGCGATTATACTTGGGAAAGCGGAACACTTGAGAACGGCTATACAGGAAAGGCTTTGACGCTCGTGAACAAGAACGTCCAGCTGCCCATCGCCATGGAAGACACCCTCCCCCAGGGAACCATCGAATTCTATTTCAAACCCGGCGAAAACTTTGACTACAAAAGAAGCGCTCTGGTGGGAAACAACGAAGGACGATTAACTTTTGTTGTCAGCGAAAGCAAGCTTTTCTTCTTCAAGAATGGAAGCGATCGATACGACTATGTTTCCGCCCCAGTTGTATTTAAGGACGGCTGGAATAAAATCGCCGGCCAGTGGGACGGATCAAAAACAGCCATATTCCTGAACGGCAAACAACTGGCCTACATCATGGACCCTTACGGTTACAGTCCATCATTCCGAGCACGCAACGACCTCTACATCGGCTACAAGAACACATGCTGCATGACGGGTATAAGCGGCGTATCCAATTTCATGGTAAAAGGTTCCTTCGACAACATAAGAGTAACTTCCCAGTTACTTTACGATTTCGAATAA